CTGGTCGGCCGCACCTGAAGATGTCGAATCGATGGCTGCCATGCCCGGCGGAATGCCGATGGGTGCAGAGCGGGGCGGCGGCTTCGGACTGGGCACCCCGCGCTACGGCTTCAAGCCGACCGTGATGGCCCGACCGGTCGTTGCCGGATAACACCCGCCTCGTCCATCGGCTCGAGCTGGGCCAGACCAGCCCGCAAATGCACACCGGCGCAGCAGAGGGGGCTGCGCCGGTTCGCCGTGTGTTCCGATCGTCTGCCAGGTATTCATCACCCAGCTCGGACGGAACTTCCAGGTCGGCTACCAGCAGGGCAGCCTCCACGGCCGAACGGGCAGGCCGGCGGCACCCCACCTGACCGGCCCCGATGCCGTGGCGGAACCCGGCCGAACCTGAATCGCGCCATGTGGCGCTGTGAGTTCCCTGTGCGAATAAACCGTCAAGAATCCTGGCAAGGGCGTTAAGAACCCGTAAACGGCTTTCGCTATCGACCGTTTCGCCGGAAACAGTGGACCGTGCACTCGGCCGAAGGCCGCCCGTTTTCCACCAGGAGATGTCATGTCCTTCGTGACCACCCATCCCGAGGCGATGGCGGCGACCGCCAGTAACCTGCAGGCGATCGGCTCGGCGATGACCGCGCAGAGCGCCGCGGCGGCGGCACCCACCACCGGAATCGCCCCGGCGGGCGCCGACGAGGTCTCGGTCCTGCAGGCGACCCAGTTCGCGGCCTACGGGCAGCTGTACCAACAGATCAGCGCCCAGGCCGCGGTGATCCAGGAAATGTTCGTCAACACCCTGCGCACCAGTGCCGACTCGTACGGCAGCACCGAGACCGCCAACTCCGCGGCCGCCGACTCCTCGGCGGCCGGTGGGCTGCTGGCCGGACTCACCGGCCCGTCGGTCGCCGACCCGACCTACGGGCTGGGCGGGGTGGCCAGCAACAGCGCCATCCTGGCCGCCATGCAGGCCGGCACGATCGGCTCGGCGGCCTCGGAGTTCACCGGCATGGGCAAGGGTTACATCACCGCCCCGTCCGGGGTGGTTCATCACGTCGCACCCGAATCCCTGACGCCCTCGGCAGGTCTCACCGGCCAGACCACGCCGGCCGCCGGCGCAGCACCGGTTTCAGCGGCCGCGAGTCAGGCCGCGGCGCGGACCGGTGCCCCGGTGCCACCGTCCTGGGCCGGCCAGCCCGCCCCGGCGGAGACGGCGCCGGCTGCGCTGTCCGGTCCGGGCAGCGCGGCCGCCGCACCCCGCGCCTCCACGGCGGCCGTGCCCGCCGCACTGCCGGCGTCCTCGAGCGACCAGAGCAGCCGCGGCCGGTTGCGCTACGGCATCAAGCCGAAGGTGATGCCGCGCCCGCCGGTGGGCTGACGGCAGACAATCGATTACCAGCGATCGGAATTGACAAAGATGGACTTTGGCGCATTACCCCCGGAGATCAACTCCGGCCGCATGTACGCCGGCGCCGGCGCGGCACCGATGATGGCCGCCGCCGCGGCGTGGAACAGTCTCGGCGCGGAGCTCACGACGACCGCGACGTCCTATCAGTCGGCGATCGCGGCACTGACCGGCGAGGAATGGCAGGGGCCGGCCTCGGCGTCGATGGCCGCGGCCGTGACGCCATATGTCAACTGGCTCAACACCACCGCGGCCGCCGCCGAGTACGCAGCCGCCCAGGCCACCGCGTCCGCCGCCGCGTTCGAAGCCGCGTTCGCGATGATGGTGCCGCCGCCGGTCATCGCCGCCAACCGGGCTCAGCTGGTCGCGCTGGTCGCCTCGAACTTCCTAGGCATCAACACTCCGGCGATCGCCGCCACCGAAGCCCAGTACGCCGAGATGTGGGCGCAGGACGCCATCGCCATGTACGGCTACGCGGCCTCCTCGGCGAGCGCCGGAACTCTGCAGCCACTGTCCACACCCACCCCGATCAGCAACCCGCTCGGTACCGCGGGCCAGGCGGCCGCGGTCGCCCAGGCGTCGGCCGGCAGCACCCAGAGCGGGTTGTCTCAACTGGTTTCGGGCCTGCCCAACGCCGTGCAGACGCTCTCCTCGCCGTTGAGCGCAGCGGCCGGCCCGGCCCAGGCCGGGGATTTTCTGTCGAATTTCATCAATTCCACGCAGAACCTCGGGATCTGGAACGCGATTCAGACCTACAGCACCTACGGGGTCACCGCCGGGTCGTGGCATCTGTTCGCCGGCATCGCCAGCGCCATCGCCATCGCCTCACCCGGCGTGGGCGCCGCCAGCAGCCCGATCCTGGTGGATTCGGTCGACACCCCGGGCGGCGCGCCCGCCGCCGGCCCGGCGGCGGCCGGCCGGGCGCCGGTCCTGGCCAGCATGGCCCAAGCGGCCCCGGTCGGTGGGCTGTCGGTGCCCTCGACCTGGCCGGGAGCGTTGCCGGCCGCGGCCGGCTCGGCACCGCTGATCACCTCCGAGTGGATTCCCGGTGCCGTCGAGGAGGGCCAATCGGTGTCGGCGGTGCCGGCCGGGATGGGTGTCGCCGGGGCAGCCGCAGCGCGCGGCGGCCGCGGTTTCAGCGATCCACGCTACGGATTCAAACCCACCGTGATGGCGCGACCGGTCGCTGCTGGCTGAGAGCGGCGGTTGCCGGGATGATGGTCGGGTGAGCGTCGTGAGACAGCGCCCCCCGCGCGGAGAGCTGCGCATCTACCTGGGCGCCTCGCCCGGGGTGGGCAAGACCTACGCGATGCTCGGCGAAGCCCACCGCCGCGCCGAGCGCGGCACCGACGTCGTCGCCGCCGCCGTCGAGACCCACGGCCGCAGCAAGACCGCGGAACTGCTGCGGGGCATCGAGACGGTCGGCGCCGCCGGCGGCGAACTCGACGTGGCCGCGGTGCTGGCACGGCGCCCCGCGGTGGTCCTGGTCGACGATCTCGCGCACACCAACGCCGCGGGCAGCCGTAACCCCAAACGCTGGCAGGACGTCGAGGAGTTGCTCGACGCCGGCATCACGGTGATCTCCACCGTCAACGTGCAGCAGCTGGAGAGCCTCAGCGACGTCGTCACCAAGATCACCGGAACCGTCCAGCACGACACCGTGCCCGACGCGGTCGTGCGCCAGGCGGCTCAGATCGAGCTCATCGACGTCGCCCCGGAGGCATTGCGCCGCAGGCTTTCCCATGGCAACGTTTATCCTCCGGAGAAGGTCGACGCCGCGCTGGCCAACTATTTCCGCGGCGAGACCCTCACCGCCCTGCGCGAATTGGCACTGCTGTGGCTGGCCGGGCAGGTCGACGCGGCGCTGACGAAATACCGTGCCGACAAGAAGATCACGCAGACCTGGGAGGCGCGGGAACGCATCGTCGCCGCGGTCACCGGCGGCCCGGAGTCCGAGACGCTGGTGCGCCGGGCCTCCCGGATCGCATCGAAGGCCGGTGGCGAACTGCTGGTGCTGCATGTGCTGGGGGGCGACGGGATCTCCGGGGCACCGGCCCCCCGGGTGGGCAAGATCCGCCAGCTGGCGATCAGCCTGGGGGCATCCCTGCACACCGTGATCGGCGACGACGTGCCGGGCGCCCTGCTGGAATTCGCCCGCGACGTCAACGCCACCCAACTGGTGATCGGCAGTTCGAGGCGGTCCCGCTGGGCGCGCATCCTCGACGAGGGTGTCGGTGCGGCGGTGGTCCAGCAATCCGGTGACATCGACGTGCACATCGTCACCGACGAGGACACCAAGCGGAGTCTCCGCGCCGTATCGATCTCCCCGCGGGAACGGCGGGCGGTGTCCTGGCTGGCCGCCGTCGCCGTCCCGTGTGTGATGTGCGCGATCGTGGTGGGCTGGCTGGACCGCTACCTCGACACCGGCCAGAGCGCGCTGTTCGTCGTCGGGGTGCTGCTGGTGGCCCTGCTCGGTGGTATCGCCCCGGCGGTGCTCTCGGCCCTGCTGTCCGGGGTCCTGATGAACTACTTCCTGCTCACCCCGCGCCGCGACTTCACCATCGCCGAACACGACGCCGCGGTGACCGAGGTCGTGCTGCTGCTGGTGGCGGTCGCGGTGGCGGCCTTGGTCGACGGCGCCGCCAAACGGGCCCGGGAAGCCGGCCGAGCCTCCCGCGAAGCGGAGCTGATGACGCTGTTCGCCGGATCGGTGCTGCGCGGAGCGGACCTGGACACCCTGCTCGAGCGGGTTCGGGAGACCTACGCGCAGCGGGCCGTGAGCCTGGTCCGTGTCCCGGCCGGAACGCCGAAACCCGACATCGCCCGGCCCCCCAGTGTCGTGGCCTCGGTGGGCGAGCAGCCTTGCACCTCAGTGGATCTCGCCGACACCGCGATCGATGTCGGCGACGATGAGTTCTGGATGCTGATGGTCGGCCGACAACTGGCCTCGCGGGATCGACGGGTGCTGTCGGTGGTGGCCCGCCAAGCCGCCGGACTGGTCCGCCAGGAGGAACTGGCGGCCGAGGCCAGCCGGGCCGACGCGGTGATGCGCACCGACGAACTGCGCCGCTCGCTGCTGTCGGCGGTCAGCCACGACCTGCGCACCCCGCTGGCGGCGGCCAAGGCGGCGGTATCGAGCCTGCGCGCCGACGACGTCGCCTTCTCACCCGACGACACCGCTGAACTGCTGGCCACCGTCGAGGAGTCAGTCGACCAGCTCACCGACCTGGTGGGCAACCTGCTCGATTCCTCACGACTGGCCGCCGGGGTGATCCGGCCCGCGCTGACCAAGGTGTATCTGGAAGAGGTGGCGCAGCGCGCACTGATCGGAATCGGCAAGCGCAACGTCTTCGGCCGCGGCAGTCTGGACCAGGTGAAGGTGGAGGTGGGTCCGACGGTGGCAATGGCCGACGCCGGCCTGCTGGAACGCGTGCTGGCCAACGTGATCGACAACGCGCTGCGCTACGCCTCGGACAGCGTGGTGCGGGTGACGGCGGGCCGAGTCGGTGACCGGGTGCTGATCAACGTCGCCGACGAGGGCCGCGGACTGCCGCGCGGCGGCGAACTGCACGCCTTCGATCCGTTCCAGCGACTCGGCGACCGCGACAACACCAGCGGTGTGGGACTTGGGCTGTCGGTGGCGCGGGGTTTCGTGGAGGCGATGGGCGGCACCATCTCGGCGACGGAGACACCGGGCGGCGGGTTGACCATGGTGGTGGACCTGGCCGCACCGGCAGGAGAAAGCTGATGAACACCCGCGTCCTGGTAGTCGACGACGAGCCGCAGATCCTGCGGGCGCTGAAGATCAACCTGTCGGTGCGCGGCTACGAGGTCGTCACCGCGGCGACCGGCGCCGGCGCGCTGCGAGCCGCCGCCGAACAGCGCCCCGACGTGGTGATCCTCGACCTGGGACTTCCCGACATCTCCGGCATCGAGGTGCTGGCCGGGCTGCGCGGCTGGCTGACGGTGCCGGTGATCGTGCTGTCTGCCCGCACCGACTCCGCCGACAAGGTCGAGGCCCTCGACGCCGGGGCCGATGACTACGTGACCAAACCGTTCGGGATGGACGAGTTCCTGGCCCGGCTGCGGGCCGCCGCGCGCCGCAACGCCGCGACCGCCGAAATCGACCAGCCGATAGTCGAGACCGCGTCGTTCACCGTCGATCTTTCCGCCAAGAAGGTCACCAAGAACGCCTGCGAGGTGCACCTGACCCCCACCGAGTGGGGCATGTTGGAGATGCTGGTGCGCAACCGCGGCAAGCTGGTCGGCCGTGATGAACTGCTCACCCAGGTGTGGGGACCGGCCTACGCCAAGGAAACCCAGTACCTGCGGGTTTACCTGGCGCAGTTGCGCCGCAAACTCGAAGATGATCCCTCGAATCCCAAGCATCTGCTGACCGAAGCAGGCATGGGTTACCGCTTCGAGGTTTGAAAACCGCCCATGCGGATATTTCTTGGGAGACCTAGCGGAAGGAGATTTACCGTGATGTTCTCCCAGATCGCCAAGAAGACGGCGGTGACAGCGGTCGGCCTCGCGACAGCAGGAATGCTGGCGGCTGCACCGGCTTCTGCGGACCCAACAGTGGTCGGGTTCGGTGAAACACAGGAGATCCAAAGTCAAGGCGGAGCCATCGACTACACCGTCAAGAACCTGCAACCCAGCGGTCACAACGACGGAATCTGGTACTCCGACGTGACTGCCGAGGCGGTAAACGGTTCCCCTATCCCGAACATCGCCGATTTCAATGCCCGTGCCGTCAACAGTTCGACATACGCGGTCATGAAGGGCAACGAGGTCGACGGCCTGCCCAACGGGCCGATCGCCCAGGGCAGCCAGACCAGCGGGCGGGTCTACTTCGACGTCAAGAACGGCACCGCGCCGGACAGCGTCGTCTACCGGGACGCCGGCGGCCACGACAAGGTCGTCTGGAAGCAGGGACAGAGCTAAGCCCGGCTAGTCGAAGTCGGTGAGCGACAGCGTGATTCCGTCCAGGATGTCGTGTTCGCTCACCACCAGTTCGTCGATGCCGGCGTGTTCGGCCAAGGACTGCGCGAGTTCCTGCACCACGATCGCCCCGCCGCCGATGACGTCGGCGCGCCCGGGGTGCATGGGTCCCAGCGCGGCGCGCTGCTCACGGGTCATGCCGATCAACTGATCGCAGACCGCCCTCAGGTCGCTGAAGCCGACCCGAGACAGGTGAATGACCCCTGCGTCGTACTCGATCAGGTGGTGGGCCAGCGCGGAGAGCGTCGTCATGGTGCCCGCCACACCCACCCAGGTCCGGGCATGGCGCACCGGCACCGCCCGCAGCGCCTCCCCCAGCAGTTCGCGGGTGACGCCGCGGGCCGTGGCCACCTCGTCGACGGTCGGCGGGTCGGAATGCAGGCAACGTTCGGTCAGGCGGACGCAGCCGATGTCCGCCGAGTAGCTCGCCGACACCCCACCGACCGGGTCGCCCAACACCACTTCGGTCGAGCCGCCACCGAGATCGACGACGACGAACGGTCCCGCGGCGCTGTCCAATTCGCCTACTGCGCCACGGAAAGACAGTTCCGCCTCCTGGTGACCGGTGATCACCTCGGCCACCGCGCCGGGAACGGCAGCACCCAACACCTGCGCCGTCATGGCGAAGAACTCGTCTCGGTTGGCGGCATCGCGGGTGGCCGAGGTCGCCACCATTCGCACTCGGGAAACACCCTGTGCCACCAGCAAGTCGGCGTAGTCGGCCAGCGCCGCTCGGGTGCGCGCCAGCGCCTCGGGGGCGAACCGTCCGGTCGCGTCGACGCCTTCGCCCAACCGGACGATGCGCATCTCCCGATGGATATCGCGCAACCGGCCGTCGGCCGGCTCAGCGATCAACAGGCGAATCGAATTGGTGCCGCAATCGATTCCGGCAACACGAGTCATGACCACTCCTCCGGCACCAGGATCCCGGCCATCGCCGGCTCGACGGCCAGGATCGCCAACGCCTCGTCGCCGAACGGGTTGACCCCGCGGCCCTTGGCCAGTGCATGGGCGATCAGCACATGCAGGCATTTCACCCGGTCGGGCATCCCGCCGCCGGAAAACGTGGTGCCCAGCGGCTCGATCGCATCCCGTTCGGCGAGAAAGGACTCGTGCGCGGCCCGGTAGCGGGCGGCGAGTTCGGGGTCGTGCTGCAACCGGTCGGTCATCTCGGCCATCAGCCCCGAGGACTCCAGCCGGCTGGCCGCGGCGGTCAGCACCGGGTGGGTCAGGTAGTACAGCGTCGGAAACGGTGTTCCGTCAGGCAGTTTCGGCGTCGTCTTCACCACGGCGGGCTCACCGTTGGGGCACCGGTAGGAGATCTCCAGGACGCCGCGGGGCTCTCGGCCCAGCTGCCGGCCCACCACGTCCAGGTCGGCAGGATCAACCACCGGGCACAGCCGGGGTGGCAGGGCCGGGAGGCGGCGGCGCAGGCAGTCCCGGCGGCACTGCCGGGGCGGGCGGTGGATGCGGAGCGTCGGCGATGGTGTGCCACAGCGCGGTGTACCAGGGGTCACCGCTGGGGCCGATCTCCCCCGGCTCGGCCCCCGGTTCGCCAGGCTGCTCGGGTATCGCGGGCAGCTGCACCTGGTACGGAATCTCGCCGGGCATGACGAAGCCGAGCCGCTCGCGCGCCTGCGCCCGGATATGCGCCGGATCGTCCATGTTCGCCTTCTGCTGCTGCAGGTCGCCGATCTGGCGGTGCAGCGTGGTCTCCAGCTGGGACTGCTGCTTCATCTCCGCGTGCTGGGCGAAGAACGTGCGGACCGGCCCGGCGAGGGTCAAGGTCAGCACGCACATCACCGCCGCCAGGATGACCGCACGCCGCGCGGTGAAACCGACCCGCAGCTCCGCCCGCTGCTCCGCTGCCGCCGAGGCGGACCGCTTGACCGGCTGGGCCGGCGATTCCGGCGCGCTGCGCGAGGTGCCAGGGGCGCGGCGAACCACCGGTGAGCTGCGGGGGCGGGCGCGTCCGGTCTCACCAGCCCGACCCGGCCGCGACGTCGCAGCACGCCGTTTTTCGGGCCGTTTCGGATCGGACATGGCAGCGGCCCTGACGGGCTATTTGCTCTCCGGCGCGTAGCGCGGGAAGGCCAGCTCGCCGGCGTAGCGGGCGGCGTCGCCGAGCTCCTCCTCGATACGCAGCAGCTGGTTGTACTTCGCCACCCGCTCACTGCGGGCCGGTGCACCGGTCTTGATCTGGCCGCTGCTGACGGCCACCGCGAGGTCGGCGATGGTGGTGTCCTCGGTCTCGCCGCTGCGGTGGCTCATCATGGTGCGGTAGCCGCTGTGGTGGGCCAGTGTCACCGCATCCAGGGTTTCGGTCAGGGTGCCGATCTGGTTGACCTTCACCAGCAGCGCGTTCGCCGCGCCCCGCTCGATGCCCTCCTCGAGACGCTCGGGGTTGGTGACGAACAGATCGTCGCCGACGAGCTGCACCCGGTCCCCGATCTCGGTGGTCAGCGCCACCCAACCGTCCCAATCGTCTTCGGACAGCGGGTCTTCGATCGAGACCAGCGGGTAGGCGTCGAGCAGCTTGGCGTAGAACTCGCTCAACTGCGCGGCGGTACGGGTCTGCTTCTCGAAGGCATACCCGCTGCCGTCGGTGTAGAACTCGGTGGCCGCGACATCGAGTGCCAGCGCCACATCGGTGCCCAGCTTCAGGCCGGTCGACTCGATCGCCGAGCTGATCAGATCCAGTGCCGCAGTGGTCCCGGCGACGTCAGGGGCGAAACCGCCCTCGTCGCCCAACCCGGTCGACAGTCCCTGCTTCTTGAGCACCGCCTTCAAGGCGTGGTAGACCTCGGTGCCCCAGCGCAGAGCCTCGGCGAAACTGGGGGCGCCGATCGGCGCGACCATGAACTCCTGGACGTCGACACCGGTGTCGGCGTGCGCGCCGCCGTTGAGGATGTTCATCATCGGCACCGGCAGGATGTGGGCGTTGGGGCCGCCGAGGTAGCGGTACAGCGGCAGCGCTGCGGAGTCCGCGGCGGCCTTGGCCACCGCCAGCGACACCCCGAGCATGGCGTTGGCGCCCAGCCGGGACTTGTCCGGGGTGCCGTCGAGGTCCACCAGGGCCTGGTCCACCAGCCGCTGGTCGTCCGCGCTGAGCCCGATGACCGCGGGCGCGAGCTGGTCGAGTACCGCAGTGACCGCCTTCTGCACACCCTTACCGCCGTACCGGGCGCCACCGTCTCGCAGCTCGACGGCCTCGTGCTCACCGGTGGACGCCCCGGAAGGCACCGCGGCTCGAGCGAACGTCCCGTCCTCCAGCGCCACCTCTACCTCGACCGTGGGGTTGCCGCGGGAATCGAGGATCTCGCGGGCGCCGACCTGCTGGATGATGGGCACTGACTTCTCCTTGAGCTGGGTGGGGACTGGCGGTTGTTAGCCTATTGGGAGCCTAACGGTGGTCTCGGCCACCCACCTCAGACACACCTCACAAGGGGCGTCCGGCCGCATACGCGGCGGCCCAGTCCCGGACCGCGCGGGCGTAGATCTCCGATTCGTTATAGGCCATCAGTGCCGTCATCCAGCCCTTGGCCGTGGCGAGATCCTTTCCGCGCCAGCACAGGTAGCCGGCCGCCGACAGCGCGGCGTCGTCGATGTTGTCCGGGCTGACGATGCCGTCGTTGTTGGCGTCGACGCCATAGAGGCGCCAGGTCTCCGGGATGAACTGCATCGGGCCCATCGCCCGGACCACCCCGTCCTCGTCGGCCAGATCCGGCTGCAGATTCTCGACGATGTGCAGCGTGCCGCCGGAGCCGTCGAGCCGCACGCCCCGGATCTTGGGCCGCACATCGCCGTTGCGCGCCACCGTGGCGTGGTTGTAGCGGCCGTGGTGACTCTCGATCTGGCCGATAGCGGCCAGCGTGGTCCAGCCGAGGTGGCAGTTGGGGTTCTCCACCTCGGCGACCCGGGCGGCGTAGGCGTAGGCCTCCAGCGCGGTGACCGGGATGTCGAGTATCGCGGCCCGCGCGGCGGCCCAGTGGTAGAGCTGGTCGGCCGGACGGCCCGCCACCAGCTCGGTGTTCACCGGCGGGACCGGGTCCCCGGGCGGCGGCGGCACGCCCTGCGGGATCGGGTTACCGAGCTG
This is a stretch of genomic DNA from Mycolicibacter terrae. It encodes these proteins:
- a CDS encoding lytic transglycosylase domain-containing protein, giving the protein MSAHRWLRTTAVVAATAVLLASSCSGQLGNPIPQGVPPPPGDPVPPVNTELVAGRPADQLYHWAAARAAILDIPVTALEAYAYAARVAEVENPNCHLGWTTLAAIGQIESHHGRYNHATVARNGDVRPKIRGVRLDGSGGTLHIVENLQPDLADEDGVVRAMGPMQFIPETWRLYGVDANNDGIVSPDNIDDAALSAAGYLCWRGKDLATAKGWMTALMAYNESEIYARAVRDWAAAYAAGRPL
- a CDS encoding sensor histidine kinase codes for the protein MRQRPPRGELRIYLGASPGVGKTYAMLGEAHRRAERGTDVVAAAVETHGRSKTAELLRGIETVGAAGGELDVAAVLARRPAVVLVDDLAHTNAAGSRNPKRWQDVEELLDAGITVISTVNVQQLESLSDVVTKITGTVQHDTVPDAVVRQAAQIELIDVAPEALRRRLSHGNVYPPEKVDAALANYFRGETLTALRELALLWLAGQVDAALTKYRADKKITQTWEARERIVAAVTGGPESETLVRRASRIASKAGGELLVLHVLGGDGISGAPAPRVGKIRQLAISLGASLHTVIGDDVPGALLEFARDVNATQLVIGSSRRSRWARILDEGVGAAVVQQSGDIDVHIVTDEDTKRSLRAVSISPRERRAVSWLAAVAVPCVMCAIVVGWLDRYLDTGQSALFVVGVLLVALLGGIAPAVLSALLSGVLMNYFLLTPRRDFTIAEHDAAVTEVVLLLVAVAVAALVDGAAKRAREAGRASREAELMTLFAGSVLRGADLDTLLERVRETYAQRAVSLVRVPAGTPKPDIARPPSVVASVGEQPCTSVDLADTAIDVGDDEFWMLMVGRQLASRDRRVLSVVARQAAGLVRQEELAAEASRADAVMRTDELRRSLLSAVSHDLRTPLAAAKAAVSSLRADDVAFSPDDTAELLATVEESVDQLTDLVGNLLDSSRLAAGVIRPALTKVYLEEVAQRALIGIGKRNVFGRGSLDQVKVEVGPTVAMADAGLLERVLANVIDNALRYASDSVVRVTAGRVGDRVLINVADEGRGLPRGGELHAFDPFQRLGDRDNTSGVGLGLSVARGFVEAMGGTISATETPGGGLTMVVDLAAPAGES
- a CDS encoding Ppx/GppA phosphatase family protein — encoded protein: MTRVAGIDCGTNSIRLLIAEPADGRLRDIHREMRIVRLGEGVDATGRFAPEALARTRAALADYADLLVAQGVSRVRMVATSATRDAANRDEFFAMTAQVLGAAVPGAVAEVITGHQEAELSFRGAVGELDSAAGPFVVVDLGGGSTEVVLGDPVGGVSASYSADIGCVRLTERCLHSDPPTVDEVATARGVTRELLGEALRAVPVRHARTWVGVAGTMTTLSALAHHLIEYDAGVIHLSRVGFSDLRAVCDQLIGMTREQRAALGPMHPGRADVIGGGAIVVQELAQSLAEHAGIDELVVSEHDILDGITLSLTDFD
- a CDS encoding DUF501 domain-containing protein codes for the protein MVDPADLDVVGRQLGREPRGVLEISYRCPNGEPAVVKTTPKLPDGTPFPTLYYLTHPVLTAAASRLESSGLMAEMTDRLQHDPELAARYRAAHESFLAERDAIEPLGTTFSGGGMPDRVKCLHVLIAHALAKGRGVNPFGDEALAILAVEPAMAGILVPEEWS
- a CDS encoding FtsB family cell division protein; the encoded protein is MSDPKRPEKRRAATSRPGRAGETGRARPRSSPVVRRAPGTSRSAPESPAQPVKRSASAAAEQRAELRVGFTARRAVILAAVMCVLTLTLAGPVRTFFAQHAEMKQQSQLETTLHRQIGDLQQQKANMDDPAHIRAQARERLGFVMPGEIPYQVQLPAIPEQPGEPGAEPGEIGPSGDPWYTALWHTIADAPHPPPAPAVPPGLPAPPPPGPATPAVPGG
- the eno gene encoding phosphopyruvate hydratase gives rise to the protein MPIIQQVGAREILDSRGNPTVEVEVALEDGTFARAAVPSGASTGEHEAVELRDGGARYGGKGVQKAVTAVLDQLAPAVIGLSADDQRLVDQALVDLDGTPDKSRLGANAMLGVSLAVAKAAADSAALPLYRYLGGPNAHILPVPMMNILNGGAHADTGVDVQEFMVAPIGAPSFAEALRWGTEVYHALKAVLKKQGLSTGLGDEGGFAPDVAGTTAALDLISSAIESTGLKLGTDVALALDVAATEFYTDGSGYAFEKQTRTAAQLSEFYAKLLDAYPLVSIEDPLSEDDWDGWVALTTEIGDRVQLVGDDLFVTNPERLEEGIERGAANALLVKVNQIGTLTETLDAVTLAHHSGYRTMMSHRSGETEDTTIADLAVAVSSGQIKTGAPARSERVAKYNQLLRIEEELGDAARYAGELAFPRYAPESK
- a CDS encoding PE family protein, which produces MSFVTTHPEAMAATASNLQAIGSAMTAQSAAAAAPTTGIAPAGADEVSVLQATQFAAYGQLYQQISAQAAVIQEMFVNTLRTSADSYGSTETANSAAADSSAAGGLLAGLTGPSVADPTYGLGGVASNSAILAAMQAGTIGSAASEFTGMGKGYITAPSGVVHHVAPESLTPSAGLTGQTTPAAGAAPVSAAASQAAARTGAPVPPSWAGQPAPAETAPAALSGPGSAAAAPRASTAAVPAALPASSSDQSSRGRLRYGIKPKVMPRPPVG
- a CDS encoding response regulator — encoded protein: MNTRVLVVDDEPQILRALKINLSVRGYEVVTAATGAGALRAAAEQRPDVVILDLGLPDISGIEVLAGLRGWLTVPVIVLSARTDSADKVEALDAGADDYVTKPFGMDEFLARLRAAARRNAATAEIDQPIVETASFTVDLSAKKVTKNACEVHLTPTEWGMLEMLVRNRGKLVGRDELLTQVWGPAYAKETQYLRVYLAQLRRKLEDDPSNPKHLLTEAGMGYRFEV
- a CDS encoding PPE family protein, producing MDFGALPPEINSGRMYAGAGAAPMMAAAAAWNSLGAELTTTATSYQSAIAALTGEEWQGPASASMAAAVTPYVNWLNTTAAAAEYAAAQATASAAAFEAAFAMMVPPPVIAANRAQLVALVASNFLGINTPAIAATEAQYAEMWAQDAIAMYGYAASSASAGTLQPLSTPTPISNPLGTAGQAAAVAQASAGSTQSGLSQLVSGLPNAVQTLSSPLSAAAGPAQAGDFLSNFINSTQNLGIWNAIQTYSTYGVTAGSWHLFAGIASAIAIASPGVGAASSPILVDSVDTPGGAPAAGPAAAGRAPVLASMAQAAPVGGLSVPSTWPGALPAAAGSAPLITSEWIPGAVEEGQSVSAVPAGMGVAGAAAARGGRGFSDPRYGFKPTVMARPVAAG
- a CDS encoding MPT63 family protein; translated protein: MMFSQIAKKTAVTAVGLATAGMLAAAPASADPTVVGFGETQEIQSQGGAIDYTVKNLQPSGHNDGIWYSDVTAEAVNGSPIPNIADFNARAVNSSTYAVMKGNEVDGLPNGPIAQGSQTSGRVYFDVKNGTAPDSVVYRDAGGHDKVVWKQGQS